The Oscillospiraceae bacterium genome contains the following window.
CCCACCGCCACCCTGTAGGGGCCGGGCATGCCCGGCCCGCAACCTACCCGATACTACAGCTTGTGGCCATCGCACAGCAAATCCCCAACATGCACCTTGCCCAAAAATCCCTCTCAAAATTTGTCAAAAAAACCGAAAAACCCCATTGACAAAAGTATGACCACTTGCTATAATAAGCAAACTGTCCCGCGGCGGGAGCCGCGGCAAGCCCTTCTATCAACAGCTTGTACGCGTTTTTTGAAGAAAACTTCTTCAAAAAACTTTCCTAAAGTCAATACCCAAACGGATAATTCAGCAAAGTACACAAGGACGGTAGCGGAAATCGGGCAAAGTGGCGGGGAAAACTGTGCAACTTGCACAACGCGAATAGACCGATAAAACAGACGCTTGAAAAACTGGGCATCTGTTCTATCAGTCTCTTTCGCTCACATTGCGACTAGGCAAAGTTTGTTTTTCTGTTGGTGAGCGTCTTTTGGGTATCGCCGCGCCAGCGCGGTGATACTCTGTCTTTTTGGTTGCTCTCCACCAGAAAAACTATAAAGGTGTCTCCGACGGATTTAAACGCGCCTAATGCCATGCGCAATGCGTCCGCGTTCGCGGAACTTACGATTAAGGAGGACAGCGGTAAACCGCTGTCTTTTTTAAATATTAAAGAAATTATAAATTCTTTGTTTGTCGCTCAAGTTTATTAGTTCTAGCTGTTCTCTGAACAGGTCGTTACTACATCTTCCGTCAAACATTTCGCGCGGGTAGCCGTTTACGAAGTGTTGCGCTTGTGTGGCGTGGTACTGTGTTTTGTGTTTCATGCTCTGACCCTTGGGAAAGTGGCGGCGCAAGAGTTTGTTGTTGTTTTCGTTACTGCCGCGCTCGTATGGGTGTCCGGGATGGCAGTAGAACGCGGGAACGCCCAGCGCGTCAAAGGCGTTTTGATTTGCAAATTCTGAACCGTTGTCTAGGGTGATGGTGAAGAAAATTTTGTTAAAGTCATCTCCGAATGTTTGCTTTAGATGTTGCATTGCTTTTGTAGTAGCATCGGCAGTTTTATCTTCTACCTTGATTACTATTTCTTCTCTAGTCTGGCGTTCTGTCATTACTAGGCAAGATTCGTTTCTACCCTCGGATGTTCCTATAATGCTATCTATTTCCCAATGTCCAAAGCTGTCGCGGGTCAATATAACTTTTGAGCGGCGGTCAATGCTGCGATGGTTTAAACTCTTTGAACGCATAGTTGATTGTACTTGTTTTTTGCGCTTTTTGCGGTGTCCTACTGGAAGATTTTTATAGGTTGTATGTGGGATAAGACCCTCGGCAA
Protein-coding sequences here:
- a CDS encoding IS30 family transposase; the protein is MYVEPRPKGRHFRPDDRIAIQALYKAGHSQREIAKEIGCSQSSISRELKKGKVQQLDGATYIFYYTYDASTAQRYAEYQYTAHSNGLKIGNNHNYVNAIAECISMGYSPYAAIEKVGNTYGVKVTKQTMYRYIAEGLIPHTTYKNLPVGHRKKRKKQVQSTMRSKSLNHRSIDRRSKVILTRDSFGHWEIDSIIGTSEGRNESCLVMTERQTREEIVIKVEDKTADATTKAMQHLKQTFGDDFNKIFFTITLDNGSEFANQNAFDALGVPAFYCHPGHPYERGSNENNNKLLRRHFPKGQSMKHKTQYHATQAQHFVNGYPREMFDGRCSNDLFREQLELINLSDKQRIYNFFNI